From Ptiloglossa arizonensis isolate GNS036 chromosome 10, iyPtiAriz1_principal, whole genome shotgun sequence, the proteins below share one genomic window:
- the LOC143152248 gene encoding synaptic vesicle glycoprotein 2C, producing MTRNNKISIITVPDKDVGENKHDPGEGIPEKPADFETAIAVAGHGKFQYLLLLAIIPASWGTSLDTSNVSMILPSAECDLQMTFFQKGVLNAINFAGMALSGFLWGYVADARGRRSVFMYGYMADGVCNILSGFSQDFWTLATFKLLSGFIVSGPHASIVTYFSEFYGVKGRLKIPIIFGMSVTCGNIVSAVLAWLVIPQQWSIVLWDGAFVYNSWRIFLSLCGVPIVIGSFLLCLFPESPKFLMSQGRTEEALKVFKRIYRVNTGRPGEEYPISRLEDESYRKVTNNTGQEEKSQRTAIFFYPHLSRLVLVVIIQFGSMLATNTIRLWQPQLFTIMDNFESQNLTMEHDPSFCEILDLSMDTRYNANDDDAVCVNATVSESIYTNTVIIASFGSLCLLTASFLTRVLNHRNLLYICYGVALACIVYLNWSTDTSTTLVLTCLFVGLMNTTLNTLVAVAVILFPTSLRTTAVSLVMMSGRLGSIVGNIQFPVLLSYGCLAPMITLAVFITICIVLTRFLPYGRKTAT from the exons ATGACACGCAACAATAAAATCAGCATTATTACTGTTCCGGATAAAGACGTGGGAGAGAATAAACACGATCCAg GTGAAGGCATTCCAGAGAAACCTGCAGATTTCGAGACTGCGATCGCCGTTGCTGGACACGGAAAGTTTCAATATCTTCTTCTTCTGGCGATCATTCCAGCGTCATGGGGGACCAGCCTCGACACGTCGAACGTGTCGATGATCCTTCCATCCGCTGAATGCGATCTGCAGATGACGTTCTTCCAGAAGGGCGTCTTGAACGCCATTAATTTCGCGG GAATGGCATTAAGCGGTTTTCTATGGGGCTACGTAGCCGACGCTCGAGGCAGAAGATCCGTCTTTATGTACGGTTACATGGCGGACGGTGTCTGTAACATTCTTTCGGGATTCTCGCAAGACTTTTGGACACTAGCCACTTTCAAGCTTCTGAGCGGCTTTAT AGTGAGCGGCCCTCACGCCTCGATCGTGACGTACTTCTCCGAGTTCTACGGTGTCAAAGGAAGATTGAAGATACCAATTATCTTCGGAATGTCCGTCACGTGCGGAAACATCGTCTCTGCAG TGTTGGCGTGGTTGGTCATCCCGCAACAGTGGTCGATCGTCCTATGGGACGGTGCTTTCGTTTACAACTCTTGGAGAATTTTCCTCTCTCTTTGCGGGGTCCCCATAGTGATCGGGTCTTTCCTCCTCTGTCTGTTTCCAGAGAGTCCCAAGTTTCTCATGTCGCAGGGTCGTACCGAGGAGGCGCTGAAAGTTTTCAAACGGATTTACAGAGTGAACACGGGACGACCCGGCGAAGAATATCCG ATATCGCGCCTGGAGGACGAATCCTATCGGAAAGTGACCAACAACACCGGCCAAGAGGAGAAGTCGCAAAGGACCGCGATTTTCTTTTATCCCCATTTGTCACGACTTGTTCTAGTCGTTATTATTCAGTTCGGTTCGATGCTGGC CACGAACACTATTCGCCTGTGGCAGCCGCAGCTGTTCACGATAATGGACAACTTCGAGTCCCAGAACCTGACCATGGAACACGATCCGTCGTTCTGCGAGATCTTGGATCTGTCGATGGACACGCGTTACaacgcgaacgacgacgacgcggtTTGCGTAAAC gCCACCGTGAGCGAATCGATTTACACGAACACCGTCATCATAGCCTCCTTCGGGAGTCTCTGCCTCCTGACGGCTAGCTTCCTAACGCGTGTCTTGAACCACAGAAACTTGCTCT ACATCTGTTACGGTGTGGCGCTCGCTTGCATAGTCTATTTGAACTGGTCGACCGATACGTCCACCACGTTGGTGTTGACGTGTTTGTTcgtcggattgatgaacaccaCCCTGAACACGCTCGTCGCCGTGGCGGTTATCCTTTTCCCAACTTCGTTGAG AACGACCGCTGTGAGCTTGGTGATGATGTCCGGGAGACTTGGATCGATCGTCGGAAACATCCAATTCCCGGTTCTGCTTTCGTACGGGTGTCTGGCACCGATGATCACGCTGGCTGTCTTCATCACAA TTTGCATCGTTTTGACCCGCTTCCTACCGTACGGCAGGAAGACCGCGACGTAA
- the LOC143151800 gene encoding uncharacterized protein LOC143151800 has translation MTRQVLIAAEFSSTAATTSRHPSQIESLLEGDNLPLGLPLGYSSVVFKDLSPGTASSLSPEAASSRPEAIRDLDKCGEASSRRVSFIDRATGYRSFGYSPGRVGCVVQKILGN, from the exons ATGACGCGGCAGGTTTTAATTGCCGCGGAGTTCTCGTCGACGGCGGCGACGACATCGAGACATCCGTCGCAGATTGAGTCGCTTCTCGAGGGTGACAATCTTCCTCTCGGGCTGCCACTCGGTTACTCGTCGGTGGTCTTCAAGGACCTGTCACCGGGGACTGCCTCGTCATTGTCGCCGGAAGCTGCGTCTTCACGGCCAGAAGCAATCAGGGATCTCGATAAGTGCGGAGAAGCATCGAGTCGACGCGTTAGTTTCATCGATCGTGCAACGGGATATCGATCTTTTGGATATTCACCGGGACGCGTCGGATGCGTCGTCC AAAAAATACTTGGAAATTAA